One segment of Metallosphaera cuprina Ar-4 DNA contains the following:
- a CDS encoding RecB-family nuclease, with protein MEIVVGLHNVTSSQRLLDFAKLAFSLNIKKLLITKVGGTAAQAGIPDVGRLALKYNKSLIILPDLKDAVELFSPSKIYLFSPYAEKEIEPGSIQENSILIFPGIENGFTKIEQSLGEHVTLRSMKIDVGPIPYASAILYCSINGIKA; from the coding sequence TTGGAAATAGTAGTCGGATTGCATAATGTTACGAGTTCTCAGAGACTTTTAGACTTTGCAAAGTTGGCTTTTAGCTTAAACATTAAGAAACTTTTAATAACAAAGGTTGGAGGTACTGCAGCTCAGGCTGGAATTCCCGACGTAGGAAGATTAGCTCTAAAGTATAATAAATCTCTTATAATTCTTCCAGATCTTAAAGACGCCGTTGAGCTATTTAGTCCCAGTAAGATATATTTATTTTCTCCATATGCTGAAAAAGAAATAGAACCAGGATCTATTCAGGAAAACTCGATACTGATTTTCCCTGGGATTGAGAATGGGTTTACCAAGATTGAACAATCTCTAGGAGAACACGTAACCTTAAGATCAATGAAAATAGATGTTGGTCCCATTCCTTATGCTAGTGCAATTCTTTACTGCAGTATAAATGGAATTAAGGCATAA
- the rpiA gene encoding ribose 5-phosphate isomerase A, translating into MYDTKKALAEYVLPMLRDKKIIGLGTGKTVRKLVEVLQNANLLHNKIIITSSVDTDLLVSRYTQNVLSPLTGAIPEIYIDSFDFFLNSGDEKILVKGGGGALLREKILSFFSTERIFIGEKSKVISKRDVLVPIEIAPFALSFVVSKLRSSGLNPTLRESNGKMGPIVTDNGNVLVDVSVETSNLCALEREIKSIPGVIETGIFCEKLYDMIVIADEGGTIEIFQRSRESGQGKKNSTTYFAR; encoded by the coding sequence ATGTATGATACAAAAAAGGCCTTAGCTGAATACGTCTTACCTATGCTACGAGACAAGAAAATAATCGGATTGGGCACTGGAAAGACCGTGAGAAAATTAGTAGAAGTTTTACAAAACGCTAATCTGTTACATAATAAGATAATTATTACTAGTTCTGTAGATACAGATCTTTTAGTTTCTAGATATACTCAGAACGTCCTATCTCCGTTGACTGGAGCTATACCAGAAATTTACATTGATAGTTTTGATTTCTTTCTGAACTCGGGAGATGAAAAGATTTTAGTAAAGGGTGGTGGAGGAGCTCTTCTAAGAGAGAAGATACTCTCTTTCTTCTCAACTGAGAGGATCTTCATCGGAGAAAAGTCTAAGGTCATCTCAAAAAGGGACGTACTAGTCCCTATTGAGATAGCACCATTCGCGCTCTCATTTGTGGTTTCTAAGCTAAGGTCATCTGGCTTAAATCCGACCCTTAGAGAATCCAATGGAAAGATGGGGCCAATAGTAACCGATAACGGAAACGTATTAGTTGATGTTTCAGTAGAAACCTCTAACCTTTGTGCCTTAGAAAGGGAAATAAAATCTATCCCTGGAGTGATAGAAACAGGTATATTTTGTGAGAAACTATATGACATGATAGTGATTGCTGACGAAGGTGGAACAATTGAGATATTCCAAAGGAGCAGAGAAAGCGGTCAAGGAAAGAAGAATAGCACAACTTATTTTGCAAGATAA
- a CDS encoding transcriptional regulator — MGGKRKKRTKIVKVKPKLPKTFECPRCGKIAVTIKFDKNHEGPKSAHIKCGSCGLETEIHDLPPIYDEANAYGRFLDLYLEGTLEIKDNKRNKDHENEGEDESLSSETNQ, encoded by the coding sequence ATGGGAGGTAAAAGGAAAAAAAGGACTAAGATCGTAAAAGTAAAGCCTAAATTACCTAAGACTTTCGAATGTCCCCGTTGCGGTAAAATAGCTGTAACTATAAAATTTGACAAGAACCATGAAGGGCCTAAATCTGCGCATATTAAATGTGGTAGTTGTGGTCTAGAGACAGAGATTCACGACCTTCCACCCATTTACGATGAAGCTAACGCTTATGGAAGATTCCTAGACCTTTATCTTGAAGGGACGCTGGAAATAAAAGACAATAAGAGGAATAAAGACCATGAAAATGAAGGGGAAGACGAGAGCCTATCTTCAGAAACTAATCAATGA